A single window of Dermacentor albipictus isolate Rhodes 1998 colony chromosome 1, USDA_Dalb.pri_finalv2, whole genome shotgun sequence DNA harbors:
- the LOC135906006 gene encoding uncharacterized protein, which translates to MSFTGLAPPPFFLPTPGRPPLPWEQWEQMFNVYLLASGAAAFKPKQRKAILLHCLGAEGQRIYQTLHAGTSAAAPTAPSAAALAVDKSVVAPPDEYDSALAALRHQFSTSRNVIIERHRFHRRSQHTGESVHDFVAALRELASHCSFASQDDALRDQFVAGVASTGVRERLLLEGSTLSFENCVRIALQFEQAAEELKELPASVEAISLRQRRKPSSHSSKKRNSQPAATLEQNLTRSAGG; encoded by the coding sequence atgagcttcaccgggcttgctccgccaccgtttttccttccgacGCCCGGCCGTCCGCCATTGCCATGGGAGCAATGGGAGCAGATGTTCAACGTGTACTTGCTGGCATCCGGAGCCGCCGCGTTCAAGCCGAAGCAACGcaaggctattcttttgcattgtttgggggcggaaggccagcgtatttatcagacgctacacgcagggaccagcgccgcagcaccgaccgcgccaagtgccgcagcactcgccgttgacaagtctgtcgtggcccctcctgacgaatacgactctgcactcgccgccttacggcaccagttttcgacgtcacgcaacgttatcatcgagcgtcatcgctttcaccgccgcagccaacacacaggcgagtccgttcatgactttgttgccgctctacgggagctagcgtcacattgttcgttTGCCTCGCAAGATGATGCTCTGCGGGACCAATTCGTTGCCGGCGTAGCTTCCACTGGCGTACGTGAGCGGTTGCTGCTAGAGGGTTCCACACTTTCATTCGAGAATTGTGTTCGaattgcacttcagtttgagcaggcggctgaagagctaaaggagctccctgcttcggtcgaagcaatttcattgcggcagcgtcgaaaaccatcgtcgcattcttcgaaaaaaaggaattcacaaCCGGCAGCCACCTTAGAGCAGAATTTAACGAGGAGCGCGGGCGGCTAA